The following are encoded in a window of Perca flavescens isolate YP-PL-M2 chromosome 24, PFLA_1.0, whole genome shotgun sequence genomic DNA:
- the LOC114550722 gene encoding oocyte zinc finger protein XlCOF6.1-like isoform X2 gives MDFERKLSADQWRDIKKVIVGEEHMQEWSSSLDQEDKKPPDIKEEQDELRLSQDKEKLQGLEEGDITKFTFTLVPVKSEDDEEKPMFSQLHQRQTEEIKTEADGEDCGGPEPAMKSDPDTNLQRDTDAKTGDASEPQSGFNTLNNDTFPVSDLRRSTGEKAFSCSECGKIFGTNRDVMRHMRSHTGEKPFSCSVCKKAFTASGNLQKHMRIHTGEKPYSCANCGKTFGSNGDVKSHMRIHTGEKPFSCSVCKKAFAGKGSLHRHMRIHTGEKPFSCSVCMKAFTESGNLQTHMRIHTGEKPFSCSECGKRFCTNGDVKSHMRSHTGEKPFSCSVCNKAFTVSGSIQKHMRIHTGEKPFSCTECGKRFSTNGDMKRHMRSHTGDKLLSCSVCKKDIGRGGHLQMQRRIHKGEKPFSCSFCKKDFGQ, from the exons ATGGACTTTGAGAGGAAACTGTCAGCTGACCAGTGGAGAG ATATCAAGAAAGTGATTGTTGGTGAAGAACATATGCAGGAGTGGAGCTCCAGTCTAGACCAGGAGGACAAAAAGCCCCCagacattaaagaggaacaggacgAACTCCGGCTAAGTCAGGATAAAGAGAAACTTCAAGGTCTGGAGGAGGGGGATATCACCAAGTTCACATTCACTCtggtccctgtgaagagtgaagacgATGAAGAAAaacctatgttctcacagcttcatcaaagacaaactgaagagatcaaaacagaagctgatggagaggactgtggaggaccagaaccagccatgAAATCAGATCCAGATACAAATTTACAACGAGACACTGATGCCAAGACTGGAGACGCTTCT gaacctcagtcaggttTTAACACTCTGAATAATGATACATTCCCTGTTAGTGATTTAAGACGTTCTACTGGTGAGAAAGCatttagctgctctgagtgtgggaaaaTATTTGGCACCAATAGAGATGTGATGAGGCATATGAGATCAcatacaggagagaaaccatttagctgctcagtttgtaagaaagcttttacaGCGAGTGGaaatttacagaaacacatgagaatccacacaggagagaaaccatatAGCTGCGCTAATTGTGGGAAAACATTTGGCAGCAATGGAGATGTGAAGAgtcacatgagaatccacacaggagagaaaccatttagctgctcagtctgtaagaaagcttttGCAGGGAAAGGAAGTTTACAtagacacatgagaatccacacaggagagaaaccatttagctgctcagtgTGTATGAAAGCGTTTACAGAGAGTGGAAatttacagacacacatgagaatccacacaggagagaaaccatttagctgctctgagtgtgggaaaaGATTTTGCACTAATGGAGATGTGAAGAGTCACATGCGATCTcatacaggagagaaaccatttagctgctcagtgTGTAACAAAGCATTTACAGTGAGTGGGAgcatacagaaacacatgagaatccacacaggagagaaaccatttagctgcacTGAGTGTGGGAAAAGATTCAGCACCAATGGAGATATGAAGAGGCACATGAGATCTCATACAGGAGATAAACTActtagctgctcagtctgcaAGAAAGATATTGGACGGGGTGGTCATTTACAGATGCAAAGGAGAATCCACaaaggagagaaaccatttagctgctcattCTGTAAGAAAG ATTTTGGACAGTGA
- the LOC114550722 gene encoding oocyte zinc finger protein XlCOF6.1-like isoform X1, producing MDFERKLSADQWRDIKKVIVGEEHMQEWSSSLDQEDKKPPDIKEEQDELRLSQDKEKLQGLEEGDITKFTFTLVPVKSEDDEEKPMFSQLHQRQTEEIKTEADGEDCGGPEPAMKSDPDTNLQRDTDAKTGDASEPQSGFNTLNNDTFPVSDLRRSTGEKAFSCSECGKIFGTNRDVMRHMRSHTGEKPFSCSVCKKAFTASGNLQKHMRIHTGEKPYSCANCGKTFGSNGDVKSHMRIHTGEKPFSCSVCKKAFAGKGSLHRHMRIHTGEKPFSCSVCMKAFTESGNLQTHMRIHTGEKPFSCSECGKRFCTNGDVKSHMRSHTGEKPFSCSVCNKAFTVSGSIQKHMRIHTGEKPFSCTECGKRFSTNGDMKRHMRSHTGDKLLSCSVCKKDIGRGGHLQMQRRIHKGEKPFSCSFCKKDFGQ from the exons ATGGACTTTGAGAGGAAACTGTCAGCTGACCAGTGGAGAG ATATCAAGAAAGTGATTGTTGGTGAAGAACATATGCAGGAGTGGAGCTCCAGTCTAGACCAGGAGGACAAAAAGCCCCCagacattaaagaggaacaggacgAACTCCGGCTAAGTCAGGATAAAGAGAAACTTCAAGGTCTGGAGGAGGGGGATATCACCAAGTTCACATTCACTCtggtccctgtgaagagtgaagacgATGAAGAAAaacctatgttctcacagcttcatcaaagacaaactgaagagatcaaaacagaagctgatggagaggactgtggaggaccagaaccagccatgAAATCAGATCCAGATACAAATTTACAACGAGACACTGATGCCAAGACTGGAGACGCTTCT gaacctcagtcaggttTTAACACTCTGAATAATGATACATTCCCTGTTAGTGATTTAAGACGTTCTACTGGTGAGAAAGCatttagctgctctgagtgtgggaaaaTATTTGGCACCAATAGAGATGTGATGAGGCATATGAGATCAcatacaggagagaaaccatttagctgctcagtttgtaagaaagcttttacaGCGAGTGGaaatttacagaaacacatgagaatccacacaggagagaaaccatatAGCTGCGCTAATTGTGGGAAAACATTTGGCAGCAATGGAGATGTGAAGAgtcacatgagaatccacacaggagagaaaccatttagctgctcagtctgtaagaaagcttttGCAGGGAAAGGAAGTTTACAtagacacatgagaatccacacaggagagaaaccatttagctgctcagtgTGTATGAAAGCGTTTACAGAGAGTGGAAatttacagacacacatgagaatccacacaggagagaaaccatttagctgctctgagtgtgggaaaaGATTTTGCACTAATGGAGATGTGAAGAGTCACATGCGATCTcatacaggagagaaaccatttagctgctcagtgTGTAACAAAGCATTTACAGTGAGTGGGAgcatacagaaacacatgagaatccacacaggagagaaaccatttagctgcacTGAGTGTGGGAAAAGATTCAGCACCAATGGAGATATGAAGAGGCACATGAGATCTCATACAGGAGATAAACTActtagctgctcagtctgcaAGAAAGATATTGGACGGGGTGGTCATTTACAGATGCAAAGGAGAATCCACaaaggagagaaaccatttagctgctcattCTGTAAGAAAGATTTTGGACAGTGA